ATCACATCTaccatgtaaaataaaatccaacaaaaatatttttggaatGAAAGAAATGACCTCATCAACAACAGATACAGCAAATTGATCATGGTAGCGACTCAGACCAGCAGTCAGCGAAGCAATCAAGTGGATCTGGCCATACTTCCCTTTGTGAACCTTCATAAAGCATTTTAAAAGATATGGCTCACATTCACCCCATGGTAGTTTACGCAGTTGCCTGAGCACATGCTCTATTGTAGACTTATCGAGATCTGAGAATAGCAACTTTCTTATATACTGAAAAAGACAATATGTAAACAAAAGGTTAATTCTGATGTTGGatatatcaaaattaaattttgaagaGGAAGAGTTTAACCTAGAAAATGATTTACACCTGATGCAATGGAGGACGGACTTTAGTGACTCGTGCGGATCTCTCAGGCGGTTTGCACAGGTAGTAAGCATTTTCAACAAGGGTGCTGTGCCGAGGATCTAAATTTTTTACATTCTTCAAACGCATTAATATTTCCAACATGTTAGCCATCCGCACAGTAGTTTCAGGAGACCGATACAGAAAACGCCCGCAAGTCTCAAGAAGATTGCAAGCAACATCAATGTTATGATGAGTGAAATCATCTAAACAAGCCTGGCAATAAGATAGCATTAAACTTCTAAGTAAACAGCTCACAAATTAAATGCcccaacaaaaatgaaaatttaatcttAAATCTCAGTAACAGCATGGACAATACTTCAACCCATCTTTTAAATCCTGATTCACTGCATAGAAAGTTACATTTAAATAGACAAGTTATGAAAATGTGAGCAGAAAAGCCGAGATATTATCAGTAATGCACAAATTTAGTAGAACCTATGCATCAATTCTGTTCCGTGCATATTACCTTCAAACAACTAAAGACAAGACCAGCTGGTGCGATTTTAAACTTGCAGAGTTCTCCAATAAATCTAATGTTCCTAATCTTTGTTTCAATGTTCATTTGATCCTGCAGAAAATTACAATTCGATATGAAAATCATGAACTTCTCAAAATGAAAGCGATTCCTATAGAACAACTAACCATTCCTATTTTCAACAAAACACATTGCATGCAAAACTGacctttttattaattaagaagTTGAACTCTTCTTCCAGCATTGCAAGGAGCATGGAAGATACATCCTTCATACAAGTTGACAGTGTGGCAACCATGCGTGAATAGTAAGGTAGTAGCTCCAATGATGTCCTGGGGACATTGAACACTGCCCTCACAAGCTTTTTCCGATTTgcttttgaatttaaataacaaaactctacctgaaaatatacaaaatatcTTCAATGTGAATCATAACGACAGATAAccaaatgagagagagagagagagagagagagagagagagagagagagagagagagagagaggagaacaGTAGGAAAGCTCAGACAGGTATAATTACAGTCAACTGATCAATAAGATCACGGCTCACGCAACCAGGAAGCCTCTGCAGTAAAGCATCCAAATTTGTCCCTTCGATGCTTTTAAGTTTCTCTTTCTCGTTCTCTCCTTTTCTATCGCCTTTCTCTTTGTCCGGATCTTTAATCTTCTCCTTAtccttttcttccttgtcCTTCCCTTTCTCTATGCTTTTGCCCTCCTGTAAAGCACCAACATCTGCAGATGCCTCTCCAGCATCTTCTGTAGTCTGTTGACTTTGGTCTGATTCAAGTGTGGGCTCCttaataatgaaaattaaaaaatgttcATCTGAGTAGATAAATTCAAGCATAAATTGTTACAAGACTAAACATGAATCTTATTCTTGCAAAGAGAGCAGATTTCCTGTGAAAACAGGAGATGAATCAGGAGAAAGATTgcagaaatatatatatctagaTCTAAAGGACCCACTTCAGtgaaacaaacaaattcatGACAAGAGTCTAATTCCCACTATTTCAGCATGCTGAGGAAATCCTAATTAGTTATGCTGGTCGGTCCAGAACCAAGCAGAACAATCTTTGTTACAGGGGAAGTATCGATCATTAATGTTGGAAATAAGTAGTGAAACAGAGCCTGTACAGAAAATGCAGAGATTTGATTCCTTACAGTTGGTTGTTCTTGAGTCTTTGCAGATTGATCATTGCTCTTCTCCGCTTCTCCCAATAATACCGCCGGAACAAACGCTCTGGTAAAAACATACAGATAACAACTTACTACATTTCAGGTCAATTAACTATGAGAATTATAACGACTGACAAACAAATATCATATAAATGAGTTTGTTTTTTCCTCATTTGGCTAGTAAAAGATAAATCTCATTCAACTGAAGCAAACCTAAGATCTGGTAAGCACTCGTAGAAAGCCCTTGTATCTTCATCATCCCATATGGCTTCAAGTACAGAAGAGTCCTTTCCAGCAGCTGGAGATGAAGCATCCTCTCCACTAGTAACCCTAGTTGTATGACCATCCTCTGGCATTACTGGAGGCTGCATATCAAGTGCTTCTGCTAAACTgtgagaaaaaataatttgtatCATAAGTGGGCCAAAAACAAGTAATTAGAGACTaataatcaataaaattatttagtaAAATGGAAGGTTTAGGGAAATCTAGACCAAAGCTAACAACAGTTGAACAGGGCGGAATACTGGAAGCATTGTTTACCTAtagaagtaaaaaaaaaaaaaaaaaaaaaaaaaaatctaaagaTAAGAAAACCCCATTAGAAGTATTTGGCTGTTAGTGTGACTCAACTTGAAGAAAGCTGAGCATCTGACGAAAGTACATTCCAGATGTTGCAATtagattctttctttttcagctATGTATATGTTTTCACCTATGTTGCTGTTCAATTTCTTAGCTATTCTCTTTGGTCTTAGTTTGCTCCTATTGTTTTCTTGTTATGGGTTGAGGATTTTTAAGTTTAAATAGCAAGCACCTAGCTAATGCATACTTTTGAGCGGCTTAAGAAAGCTAGTTACttgtccaaaaaataaaatcaaccTTCCTCTAtgattttataacaaaattaaatatccTTGTATTTTCGGACGCATTTGATCCCATGTTCTTGACATTATTTTTTGAGAACCATGCAGGTTTTTGCTTTATGATAATTCTATGAAAGAGGGGCCGAGCAGTGATCATACAAGATCAATACAGTTGAGTTGAGCTCTCATAATTAAAGTATGCAAAGTTTAAAAACGGGATCCTGGATCCAATGTAACATAGAAGACTAAGCATCCTAACATTACCAAACCGAACAGACCTGGTCACCAGCAGATTTCTACACACAAATAATGAGAGTAAAAAAGTAAAGCAACTTACGATGAGACATTGCGGTACAATTGTTCATAAGATTTCCGCAGTTTCTCATATGAAGAGACATTTTCATCACTGAGCTCTCCTTTAGCATTAAGGATTTTAGAATTTTCGTGCTCCATTTGGCGAAGTGACTAACAGTATCAAGAAAATGCATTAATTACAACCAGAACCAGTATTCCACTATTGAGTTAAGGAAAGAGATATCATTAgcaagaaattaaattagaaGCTCTGTCCAACAAAGATAAAGCAGATGTATAACAAGCAGGTATAATAAGGTGCAAAATCAGGACCTCACCCCCTACAcccagaaagaaagagagaaaagtaAAACTATCTTAAGCAAGGCCGTAGAACTCTTACAGTATGCTCGGATTGAAGTAGTTCTGCTGCAGCATCATAATATGTTTGAAATGCCTTCCTGAAGAATTTCTTATGCTCTGTTGTGATATTAAGGCCCTTAAAAAACTGTGGCAAAATGTCAGGATAAGCACTATAGAATAGAAGGTAGCAAGTACTCTTCAAATTAAACACCAAtcaaatgaataaataaataaacatattcACACTAATATATGGGATTCTCGTCAACCTATAGCCACCAAATGAGAAGTAACATCACATGGTAATTACAAAAGATCACACCCCGTGCCTATATGATGCCACAAAAATCAGTTCAATGGAAAGCCATACAAGGCAAGCAGAAAAATAGTGAAATGTGATAGATGTCCCAAATAATGAAACAAACCAAAGAGATTCATACCTCTTCGTGAATTTCTGGCCCAGAGAGAGGAAGGTTAATAAACATTCTTCCCTGCCGAGCAAAACTAGCAAGAAGAGTCAAATTTGTCTGAGTAGTATCCCGATCCTTTAAGTGTTCTCCACTGGTAAGATCCTTAATGATATTCACAAAAATACCACCATCTTCTATGActccaacaaagaaaagttcCAAAAGGAGTTTCAAAGTGCTTCGCTTCTTCATGGCCCTCAGGTTCTTGTCCACGTCTAAGTCATCCCCAGACTTTCCGGGAAAGAAGATTTTCAAAAGACCTTGAAGTAGGCTTGGGGAGAAGTCTTTGTATCTTTGATGAAGCAGAGAGCAGATCTTTGACAAAAAGATGAGTGTTAGAAAAGTGTAAAACACATTGGTGTTACCCATAAATACTGCATTCAATAATGTCACTTATGCCATATAAAATAGACAGAAGAAGCTTGCAGGTTTGCATACTGGCTCAAACATACAGCACATTTGGCACAAGTgtatctttctcttctctctatgaaaatttaattactgCAAAAGCCACCAACATTACATACTAGCTGAAAATTgtcaccattttttttttccagtagAGACCCATATGATAAAgcatcccactgggtttttttttccagggCGAAAATATCACACTAGTAAACATCAGCAAACCATCAACTATATTCAGAATTTGTTCTAAATATTAGAATAGGAAAAACACCAAATACCCAGAGATATCTAAATGGATGCATATGAAACAACAGAATGAGAAGCAGGAACCTTGAAAACCAATACAAATAACTGCCTCAAATTGTTGAAGTCGTGAGGCAGCATATCTCCTATTCAAAGACCAAAAAACTAGACACAACAAAGTGACAAGATAGCTCAGCATCCATTACAGCAGAAATAGTACCAAGCATTTGACTATCATACAGCATGTCATTTCAGCGAGTGCCATCGTCTATTCTTGAATACGATAAGAAGATCCAGATCAGCATTTTGGAACCCACAAATACAAAAGTTCATAACTTGAAGTTTATGTAAGTCTGTAACATCTGGAAATAATCATATTGTTTCTCTAGCCAACTCACGGTGCAATAGCATTAGCTAATCATTCACCATAGAAAATCCTGACTAATATGTTGTAAGTAGAATCTTGGATAAATAACCCAAAGAACTTGATTAACTAAaactactaattaaatataGGAAATGGggaaaaacaaagataagTGCCTTATAAATTTCAACTCAAATCCATAACAGCAACCTGAACTGCTGCTTGTATGTCTGATGATCTAAGCTTGGCATCACAAATAGCAGTAACAGCTTCACTGACAAATTTGCTTAGGTTGACACCTCTCAAGTCATCCATCAGCCCTTCCCGCTGCTCTTCATTAATCTGCTTCAGTTTTTTAATAACCGCTGTGTTGCGCTTAATGCTAGAATCCAGTGTCCTAAGAAATCCTGTGTCTGTAATTCAGAACAAGCTGTCTTATTTCCCAGTTCATGCAGCAATCATACATGTCAACTAGCTTTCAatatggtttttcttttgttagccttgtgattattttgaaacaaaatataaaagagaTGACAAAATAAACATGTCAGCACagaaaaacttaaaagataAAGGCACGAAAAAGTATCAATACTTCATAGATTATTAGATATGTAATGTAGAGTATGACTTTGGATTGGACTAAGCAGCTAAAAAAAATCCATGTGGAGGACCTCAAGTAGTTCAAAAAAGGAATATGTTGTCGGCCCCAATTATTTCTAGGATCAAGTCTTAGTATAATTTAGATGCAGCAAAGGAGAACCTTGGAAAAAGTACCAGTCATCATTTCTCTATTTGCGTTTGGTCATTAGGCATGATGCTTTTGCAAGTTTACACAACTTTATTTCCATATACGAAGGTTTTCactcatttaataaattaaaaattagttAATCATTCATTTGCATACAAAATACAAGAATACTGTTATCATCTGACCAGGCCTCTCAGGGTTCAAATTGCTTTGACGAAGAGCCATCTTTGCCTCAATTGATTTCTTGATTTCCTCAAGCCGAGCAGCAGCTTCCTGCAAAATAGAAGCAATAACTACCCTACTAAAATCACTTCTAAAAGACATACAAGTTTCCAAGAATGCGCACAAGCAACCAAACTGTAAACTTCATTTTCAACTTTTCATATACTACATTATTTTAACAAGTATTCTGCCTTCACTCAACTGagaaacaatataatatacttATCAAGTACAATAGGATCTCAAACCACCACTTATAGGCCAAGTCTAAGAAACTCCTCTTATTTCAAATTAAGTTTGTGACTTATTAGTTGCTCACAAAGTTCCATCTCATACATGCTCCAAGATTCggcaacaaaaagaacaatgAACAAATAACTAAGGATTTCTAAAAGTGACTGATGCAGTCACATACCTCATCATCTTGCTTCCCATGAGGTTCACCCCCAGCACGGGATTCCTCCTCATGGTGATCCATCTCCCTACTTGTATTGACTGACAGAAACCTACATAACAGGGCATTGCATGGTTAATTAACACCCAAGAAAAAGACCATATATTGTGAAgaacttattattatttttaaaaaaaccttgAAAAACCTAACAGAActgcaataaaataaatccaGATCACCAAATTGCTTTATTTAACTTCCAAACCACCGTAATCTCATCGGTGCAAAATTTCACTTCAGTTTCACCACAGAAGAAGAACCGCTTTTTTCCTCACCATGCAACTTGAAATTATAGTATCTAGACTGGTCAATACACCCAGAAGCCCCGTTtccccaaaaacccaaaagcgAAACTGATGTGGTGTTGCCCCTAATGATCCTCAGATATACGGTTACAAACTTAAAACCCACATATACGTGCATAGGCACACAGTGGGAACTTATTTATAAGATACCACAAATGACAAACAATCCAATTGGCATGTAAAAATGGAAACTACAAAAacccaggaaaaaaaaagaaaaagaaaaagaaaaaaagaaaagaaaaagtcatCAAATAATAACTCACTCTTTGATTTAAGGCTTCAGAAACAAGCGCAAAACATTATCATCTAATATAAGCTCcctaaaattcaaataaactaCCATATCATGCTCTAGCTTTGGTTATAAGAATTCCAACCAAAATGAGCACGAACCCTATTACAGCAACATGATTTTGATTCACAAATGAAGTTTACAAGGCCCTGTACGGCAACTGCATTCGCTACCGAGATCTCACCCACGAAAAAACAGGAATATGCATACACACGCCTCTCTGTGTGTGAAAGCGATAGAGAAATAGGGTTACCTGATCGAGATTAAGCAGCGACGTGATGAAGATTGCCGAGAAAGAGAGGAATACAGTGAgttcagagagagagggagagagagagggctaaGCCCAATGGTTTAGAGCAATGGGTATGAGTTGCGACGAGACGATGATCCAAATGGAAGAACCGACTGGTGTCAGTGTGTGTGTTCTAGGGTCGGAGTCCGATCACGGGTTTGCCAGTTTTAGACCACTTGAGAAATGGGTTGGGCCAAAATTTCAGTCCAATAGAtcaatatttctttctttttggtccgAAGTAGACCAATAgttcttttgttgtttaaattttttcttggtcgaacatttttttaataattaatataagtgatagtctaaattataagaTTAGAGGTATAAATGTGTCATGGGGGTTCAAAACTGATATCACTGATCTGCAAGTCAAAGTTCTTTTTCATTGAGCTAGACCTCTTGTTAACTTTCTGGGTCGaacttttgttgtttattttttggtcagCAATAGTTCTATCTtattcctctcttttttcagGGATTAATATTAAGttgtcaattaatttggatGGAAGGATATGGTTAGATAATTGATGACAGTAGGTTTCGTTTTGATATATGCATAATTGTCAATCATTCACGTGTGAACttcaatataataaattttattaacaAGTGCCGACtagtacatatatattttttattcgTATTTATCTCGTTCCGTATTTACTAACTATGCTTTTGTAGCCATGTGCATTgggacaaaaagaaattataagtATCACACCCCACCACTTTTGAACCCAAAATATGAGAATTTGGGTATTGTTGTTATTGGAGATCAGAAGTTTTATCAGTCAGCCTCCCCACATTGTTTTGGGTGAGAAATTACCTTATTACTGACCAAATGTGGGGTCTAGATGTCCTAGAAATGAAGTTGGTTTTTGATCACTAGAAACGACTAACTAATTTACTATAATAACTATAAAGTTTTGACTATGATATGGACTCTTTTAATTAACCAACTCCACCAACTACCAGTACCAAGGGCACTCCATCGTTCTAGAAACCATGGCCACAAACTTCCAGCACAAAATAACCCTAAAAAACCAAACTCATTCTCACAAGTTTAATCTCTACCATCCATTTCAACCAGTGGAACGTTATAGTAACCAAAACagctatatataaaaacaccATCCAATTTTAAGTCACATTCAGAAAATAATCAAGGACAGCCCCTGTTGAAAAAGTAAGACAACCCCcaaaccttcttttttttcaatttcttcttgaGCTTCAACCtagaaaaaacacaatttcTTAAACCAACTTAACATGGGTCCCTTGATCAAGAACATGTTCGTCAAGGTCCTAGCAATGCTGCTAGTGGCTCTTGTCATATGTGCTCCATCGACACAAGCAGGCCCCCAAAAGAAATTGCATCTTACCAGGCACGACAAGGTTAGCAGTTTCGAATCCGAAAAACAGACGTTCAAGGTTGGGAAGCCACTCTACAGGGTCAGGGGCAAGAACAATGTTGAGACCTTAATACCTGCGTACAGAGTTGCAGGGCTGTATCGGGTTAGAGAATgaccaaaaccctaattcacGTCCATTCATGAACATTGCAATATGTGCCAAAGCAATTTTTAGATATGGGAGCTAAATcttgaatttattttagtaTGTGCTGTAATAAATTTATGATGGGTTTAATAAAATACTACGATTATCATAATAACGTTGGCAGAATTCTTTATTGTTGCACAAAGTCGATGTTTACATAACCAATCACATGTTTCAAGCACATACATAATTTGTGTCACACGTATCAGGGGCGGAGCCACACTGGGATCAGTGTGGTCCTAGGCCTCcactcaatttttttaaaatattttaaaagtaatatACTATTATGTATttctatatgtatattatttcaaatacTTGTTGTGGCGGGCCTATTAAGGCAGAAGtaggtgcttcaaattgccCCTTTGATCAGctagtaaatgtctttgtccttttactttcatttatttttatattactctatttacttaagtttacaatgtaaataaggaagtacctcctatttggattcaaattaaaatactagaaaatcaaattcctaccaaatcaaaatatgaaaaatcggttttagtgcaaaatacgatttagtcTGAAAATGATgactcattaagtcaatatatacttcttactaaaatcccataaaatcaagttttcttatttgatgtgtaaggaataaaagcctccaaaaattatcttgagaaaatgattatttcgaaaaaccatttttcatacttagtcaatatttttacatacaacattttttcatatatgatatgaatgcatgaagggacctaaggttttttttagtttgtgaaattttgatattttctttctattggatTTAATGGGGGGGAAAAGCTTTAAAGATATTTGCTAAGTCGCTACTTTTTGTCTATCTCTTGCAATTTTTCTTACTCATAATGTATTTGTCTATCCCTTTGTCAAGGAAAATTATGATTGCAACCAATAAGCAATATAATTCTTGAcatatgtgatatatatactatttttcGTATGTATTGTGAGTTCGTATTTTTGATTCTTTATACCATATAAACCATGTTACTGAATAAAACTAGGCATATGTAGCATTAATCACAAGTTTAAGAGATCAAATAAACAGAAGCATCTGATGAATTGCTCTGGATCTTATTCAGGATTCATAAGATCTAGGCAAATGCAAACCTTTCTTCCTCTCAAGGTCAACCTAAACAACCCTACTTTATCTGCACTGTCTAATAATGGTTCAACTTCGCCCAACTTTTATTGCATTGTTTTTAgactgtatttttttttttttttttgggggggggggggggccGCGGGCCAATACGCTAAAGACAATTGAATTGAATGGAAATGGGcaaaaaagaagcaaagctTCCAACTGGCCACAGGTAATCTCTGTCGAGAGGAAACCTTTAATCTAAATACTTGCTGCATCAGCTTCTGTACTTAAATATAGACCTCTCAAAATTCAATGTGAATTAAACcctgatattttttttctcttatttgttttcttgggTCAAGGTTTTGGCAGTCAAACATGAGGCACACTACTAGGGTGTTGGGATCTGATTGGCTTTACATATTTTGCTGCCTGGTTGGCCGAATATGTTTCTGATTGTTGAATTTTCAAAGGGGCAAATAATTGGCTGAAAGAATAGAGGGCCAAAAGCTCATCAAACTGAGTGAGTGAGCTTGTTCACATTTTCTTGCGTTCAATCAAAGTTCGACTCTAGACTtagttttctttgttattaatTTTCCCCATCACCATCAAATGACCTAATTAGAATGTCATCCCATGACAACATCTGTCTGCCTGAGGACCAAAGAGCTTTCTCATTCTATTCACCAATAAAAGCTTTCATATCCAGTGGGGTCTTGAAGATTGAGTGGTTAATTAGTTTGGATTATGCATGAACCTTGTAAGTCTGAGGAAAATGGGAAAATGCTGACTTTTGACTGATCTCCTCATACAGACCTTATCTTCTACTGACTCATATTTGcaccaattaaaaaatatttatgctTCTAGAAAAAGGGTTACCAGCACTAATTCTGAATTAGCCCTTAATtgcattcattttttaaaattaagttCCACCATCACTATCATTTCTACCAAATCAAGTGAATTccttgtgattttttttgacTGGCCTTGTTTGCTTGTTAGTTGTTTTCTAGTACAAGTCCATATGCAGTATTTCAAGTCATCAGCTCACATGTTATTATAAAACCTCATGATATAATTTTTACAGAAAAACCAGCTGTCTGATAGGTATCTTGttgtacacacacacacacactcaaaTCAATCCCCACATTACAATTTTTTCCAGTCTTTAATTGCATTTGAAATTCCTGTTCACACTATGTGAAGCCTTCTGACTTTTGCCAGTCATCCAATTATCCCCAACCCAAATCAtaaatgtataaatatatgacCCCTCCAGTTTACTTTCCTCATAAAATCTTTTGCTAGAAACAGAGTCCTCTGTCTTCTGCTTTCCTCCTCTGTTTTTTGCTCTGCTTCTAAACAGAACTTCTGTCCTCGGCTTGTAAACCAGACCTTTTGTTTAGCTTCAATTACCCCCACACAGTACAAACCATGGAAGCTGAACAAAGCCCAAAGAAGCCTCAGAAGCCAGAGACAAGGATTCCACCACCTAGAGGTCAAGTTAAAGCCAAgatttttagagagttggggTCCAAAGTAAAGGCTGCAGCAGAATCAGTGGTAACTGGGCTGGGAGGGTGCTGTGGAAGCTGAGGCTACATGTTTGAGGGGCATTCAGATACTTGACCCTGATGAAGTTatgtttttgactttttttccttcctatGCAGATACAGAGTTGAAACCAAACGGATTATTTGGGTCATGGGCATGGCATTTTAGTTGAAATGGGAAATTGCTTAGTTAGgatatttctatatttatatGCAAGTTTCAGGCCATTATATAGCAATGGCAGTATGGATTTTGCAAATTCTGCTTCTGGGTTTGGTTCTCTTATTTATCTGTTATGCTTAGTTAGCTTCCATTTCTTCCAAGTTTAGGAAGCTGGGGGCATGTGCATGAACAGATGAGTCACAAAGCAGAAATTGTAGCTCGTGggttcttgttttttatttgatgggATTCATGgaggaaattaaa
The Prunus dulcis chromosome 2, ALMONDv2, whole genome shotgun sequence DNA segment above includes these coding regions:
- the LOC117617665 gene encoding regulator of nonsense transcripts UPF2 isoform X2, whose protein sequence is MDHHEEESRAGGEPHGKQDDEEAAARLEEIKKSIEAKMALRQSNLNPERPDTGFLRTLDSSIKRNTAVIKKLKQINEEQREGLMDDLRGVNLSKFVSEAVTAICDAKLRSSDIQAAVQICSLLHQRYKDFSPSLLQGLLKIFFPGKSGDDLDVDKNLRAMKKRSTLKLLLELFFVGVIEDGGIFVNIIKDLTSGEHLKDRDTTQTNLTLLASFARQGRMFINLPLSGPEIHEESLRQMEHENSKILNAKGELSDENVSSYEKLRKSYEQLYRNVSSLAEALDMQPPVMPEDGHTTRVTSGEDASSPAAGKDSSVLEAIWDDEDTRAFYECLPDLRAFVPAVLLGEAEKSNDQSAKTQEQPTEPTLESDQSQQTTEDAGEASADVGALQEGKSIEKGKDKEEKDKEKIKDPDKEKGDRKGENEKEKLKSIEGTNLDALLQRLPGCVSRDLIDQLTVEFCYLNSKANRKKLVRAVFNVPRTSLELLPYYSRMVATLSTCMKDVSSMLLAMLEEEFNFLINKKDQMNIETKIRNIRFIGELCKFKIAPAGLVFSCLKACLDDFTHHNIDVACNLLETCGRFLYRSPETTVRMANMLEILMRLKNVKNLDPRHSTLVENAYYLCKPPERSARVTKVRPPLHQYIRKLLFSDLDKSTIEHVLRQLRKLPWGECEPYLLKCFMKVHKGKYGQIHLIASLTAGLSRYHDQFAVSVVDEVLEEIRLGLELNEYGMQQRRIAHMRFLGELYNYEHVDSSVIFETLYLILVFGHGTQEQDVLDPPEDCFRIRMVITLLETCGHYFDRGSSKRKLDRFLMHFQRYILSKGVLPLDVEFDIQDLFAELRPNMTRYSSIDEVNAALVELEEHDRTVSTDKANNEKHSDTEKPSRRATSNKKSVNGTEENGVRHGDHGDSDSDSGSGTIDPDGHDEEELDEENHGDGSDSEEEDDDGGGPASDEDDEVHVRQKVAELDPQEEANFELDLKAVMQESMEQRRLELRGRPALNMTIPMNVFEGSIKDHHGRGVGGESGDEALDEVSGGSKEVQVKVLVKRGNKQQTKQMYIPRDCSLIQSTKQKEAAELEEKQDIKRLVLEYNDREEEELNGLGNQTLNYMQSGGNRVAGRGSNWEGTSGRGGGTRHRYHGYSGGGVYYSRKK
- the LOC117617665 gene encoding regulator of nonsense transcripts UPF2 isoform X1 encodes the protein MDHHEEESRAGGEPHGKQDDEEAAARLEEIKKSIEAKMALRQSNLNPERPDTGFLRTLDSSIKRNTAVIKKLKQINEEQREGLMDDLRGVNLSKFVSEAVTAICDAKLRSSDIQAAVQICSLLHQRYKDFSPSLLQGLLKIFFPGKSGDDLDVDKNLRAMKKRSTLKLLLELFFVGVIEDGGIFVNIIKDLTSGEHLKDRDTTQTNLTLLASFARQGRMFINLPLSGPEIHEEFFKGLNITTEHKKFFRKAFQTYYDAAAELLQSEHTSLRQMEHENSKILNAKGELSDENVSSYEKLRKSYEQLYRNVSSLAEALDMQPPVMPEDGHTTRVTSGEDASSPAAGKDSSVLEAIWDDEDTRAFYECLPDLRAFVPAVLLGEAEKSNDQSAKTQEQPTEPTLESDQSQQTTEDAGEASADVGALQEGKSIEKGKDKEEKDKEKIKDPDKEKGDRKGENEKEKLKSIEGTNLDALLQRLPGCVSRDLIDQLTVEFCYLNSKANRKKLVRAVFNVPRTSLELLPYYSRMVATLSTCMKDVSSMLLAMLEEEFNFLINKKDQMNIETKIRNIRFIGELCKFKIAPAGLVFSCLKACLDDFTHHNIDVACNLLETCGRFLYRSPETTVRMANMLEILMRLKNVKNLDPRHSTLVENAYYLCKPPERSARVTKVRPPLHQYIRKLLFSDLDKSTIEHVLRQLRKLPWGECEPYLLKCFMKVHKGKYGQIHLIASLTAGLSRYHDQFAVSVVDEVLEEIRLGLELNEYGMQQRRIAHMRFLGELYNYEHVDSSVIFETLYLILVFGHGTQEQDVLDPPEDCFRIRMVITLLETCGHYFDRGSSKRKLDRFLMHFQRYILSKGVLPLDVEFDIQDLFAELRPNMTRYSSIDEVNAALVELEEHDRTVSTDKANNEKHSDTEKPSRRATSNKKSVNGTEENGVRHGDHGDSDSDSGSGTIDPDGHDEEELDEENHGDGSDSEEEDDDGGGPASDEDDEVHVRQKVAELDPQEEANFELDLKAVMQESMEQRRLELRGRPALNMTIPMNVFEGSIKDHHGRGVGGESGDEALDEVSGGSKEVQVKVLVKRGNKQQTKQMYIPRDCSLIQSTKQKEAAELEEKQDIKRLVLEYNDREEEELNGLGNQTLNYMQSGGNRVAGRGSNWEGTSGRGGGTRHRYHGYSGGGVYYSRKK
- the LOC117617665 gene encoding regulator of nonsense transcripts UPF2 isoform X3, with product MDDLRGVNLSKFVSEAVTAICDAKLRSSDIQAAVQICSLLHQRYKDFSPSLLQGLLKIFFPGKSGDDLDVDKNLRAMKKRSTLKLLLELFFVGVIEDGGIFVNIIKDLTSGEHLKDRDTTQTNLTLLASFARQGRMFINLPLSGPEIHEEFFKGLNITTEHKKFFRKAFQTYYDAAAELLQSEHTSLRQMEHENSKILNAKGELSDENVSSYEKLRKSYEQLYRNVSSLAEALDMQPPVMPEDGHTTRVTSGEDASSPAAGKDSSVLEAIWDDEDTRAFYECLPDLRAFVPAVLLGEAEKSNDQSAKTQEQPTEPTLESDQSQQTTEDAGEASADVGALQEGKSIEKGKDKEEKDKEKIKDPDKEKGDRKGENEKEKLKSIEGTNLDALLQRLPGCVSRDLIDQLTVEFCYLNSKANRKKLVRAVFNVPRTSLELLPYYSRMVATLSTCMKDVSSMLLAMLEEEFNFLINKKDQMNIETKIRNIRFIGELCKFKIAPAGLVFSCLKACLDDFTHHNIDVACNLLETCGRFLYRSPETTVRMANMLEILMRLKNVKNLDPRHSTLVENAYYLCKPPERSARVTKVRPPLHQYIRKLLFSDLDKSTIEHVLRQLRKLPWGECEPYLLKCFMKVHKGKYGQIHLIASLTAGLSRYHDQFAVSVVDEVLEEIRLGLELNEYGMQQRRIAHMRFLGELYNYEHVDSSVIFETLYLILVFGHGTQEQDVLDPPEDCFRIRMVITLLETCGHYFDRGSSKRKLDRFLMHFQRYILSKGVLPLDVEFDIQDLFAELRPNMTRYSSIDEVNAALVELEEHDRTVSTDKANNEKHSDTEKPSRRATSNKKSVNGTEENGVRHGDHGDSDSDSGSGTIDPDGHDEEELDEENHGDGSDSEEEDDDGGGPASDEDDEVHVRQKVAELDPQEEANFELDLKAVMQESMEQRRLELRGRPALNMTIPMNVFEGSIKDHHGRGVGGESGDEALDEVSGGSKEVQVKVLVKRGNKQQTKQMYIPRDCSLIQSTKQKEAAELEEKQDIKRLVLEYNDREEEELNGLGNQTLNYMQSGGNRVAGRGSNWEGTSGRGGGTRHRYHGYSGGGVYYSRKK